A genomic stretch from Spirochaetales bacterium includes:
- a CDS encoding carbohydrate ABC transporter permease — MPQQPMNPPAGHSIERPSLLYMKTRRILGRVVLYFILIFFFIIFAYPFWHVFILATRDYQTIYKTPPPVWFGKIETFRTNWDTLFDRIPFHRNMFNSLGIAVFATGTQIFFCTMAGFAFAKYDFKFKNILFPFILISIMLPRFLWLIPTFQMMAWLKWINTWLPMVIPQIGNAFGIFLMAQFIEGAVPLDLLDAARIDGMGEFRILLSIGFPLSRAGIAVLGTISFVFSWNDFMYAMIMLNKEEAYTIPVALAEMNLRSEGVIGAVMLGNALGLIPILTAFIFFSKQIISNMLAGSIKG; from the coding sequence GTGCCGCAACAACCCATGAACCCGCCTGCCGGGCATTCGATCGAAAGACCGTCACTGCTTTACATGAAAACGAGACGGATACTGGGAAGGGTGGTCCTTTACTTTATACTCATCTTTTTTTTCATTATCTTCGCCTATCCGTTCTGGCATGTGTTTATCCTCGCGACAAGGGATTATCAGACGATATACAAGACACCCCCTCCGGTATGGTTCGGTAAAATCGAAACATTCAGAACCAACTGGGATACCCTCTTCGATCGGATTCCCTTTCACAGAAACATGTTCAACAGTCTCGGCATCGCCGTGTTTGCGACGGGGACGCAGATCTTTTTCTGTACCATGGCCGGTTTCGCTTTCGCCAAATATGATTTCAAGTTCAAGAATATCCTCTTTCCCTTTATCCTCATCTCGATCATGCTGCCGCGGTTTCTCTGGCTTATTCCCACGTTTCAGATGATGGCCTGGCTGAAATGGATCAATACATGGCTTCCCATGGTCATTCCGCAGATCGGGAATGCGTTCGGCATCTTTCTTATGGCGCAGTTCATCGAGGGGGCGGTGCCGCTCGATCTCCTCGATGCGGCGAGAATCGACGGCATGGGGGAGTTCAGGATCCTTCTCTCCATCGGGTTTCCCCTTTCACGCGCGGGAATCGCGGTGTTGGGAACGATATCATTCGTCTTCTCGTGGAACGATTTTATGTACGCCATGATCATGCTCAACAAGGAAGAAGCCTACACGATTCCCGTCGCCCTGGCGGAAATGAACCTGAGAAGCGAGGGGGTGATCGGGGCGGTAATGCTCGGGAACGCCCTGGGGCTTATTCCCATTCTCACCGCGTTCATCTTTTTCTCGAAACAGATCATTTCGAACATGCTCGCGGGAAGCATCAAAGGGTAA
- a CDS encoding sugar ABC transporter permease, which produces MKRLNRQKIAPYMFISPFFLIFAAFMIFPLGFSIFLSFQKWGGMGTMQFVGLQNFINVLFSDTFFVKTLMVTGVLLVFGSFTQHIFAIPLAIVLNSKLIKGRDFFRTAYFLPVITSAVSVSIIFQNVFSMNYGLLNYLLSFIGVKPIDWINWSWSIPIAVSIVINWRWIGWNTLIYLAGLQSIPNELYESADIDGASTINRHINITIPMLLPIIFFAVTMSIIGGMQVFDEPYVLTTREANSMGGADNAGFTSAFYILWLLRRAARYGRGSAVAWLLFILILIMTFINRKVINYFQGDRVLPRRIRRGKTASKIFSTQMEIK; this is translated from the coding sequence ATGAAACGATTGAACCGGCAGAAAATAGCCCCGTACATGTTTATCAGTCCGTTTTTTTTGATATTCGCGGCGTTCATGATTTTCCCGCTGGGCTTTTCCATCTTCCTTTCTTTTCAGAAATGGGGAGGAATGGGGACCATGCAGTTTGTCGGACTGCAGAACTTCATCAACGTACTTTTTTCCGATACCTTTTTTGTAAAGACACTTATGGTCACCGGTGTTCTTCTTGTTTTCGGTTCGTTTACCCAGCATATTTTCGCGATTCCGCTGGCGATCGTCTTGAACAGCAAACTCATAAAAGGGCGCGATTTCTTCAGAACGGCCTATTTCCTTCCCGTTATTACCAGCGCGGTATCCGTTTCGATCATCTTCCAGAATGTTTTCAGCATGAATTACGGGCTTCTCAACTACCTGCTTTCGTTTATCGGGGTAAAACCGATCGACTGGATCAACTGGTCCTGGTCGATCCCTATCGCGGTCTCGATTGTCATCAACTGGCGGTGGATCGGGTGGAACACCCTCATCTATCTCGCCGGGCTGCAATCCATCCCGAATGAATTATACGAATCCGCGGATATCGACGGCGCTTCGACCATCAACCGGCACATCAATATCACCATCCCGATGCTGCTTCCCATCATCTTTTTTGCCGTGACCATGAGTATTATCGGGGGCATGCAGGTCTTCGACGAACCTTATGTCCTGACGACCCGCGAAGCTAATTCGATGGGGGGGGCGGATAACGCCGGATTCACGTCGGCCTTCTACATTCTCTGGCTGCTCAGGCGGGCGGCACGGTACGGGAGGGGGAGCGCCGTCGCGTGGCTTCTCTTTATCCTGATTCTTATCATGACATTCATCAACAGAAAGGTGATCAATTATTTCCAGGGCGACAGGGTGCTTCCGCGAAGGATAAGACGGGGAAAAACGGCGTCAAAGATTTTTAGCACGCAGATGGAAATCAAATAA
- a CDS encoding UDP-N-acetylmuramoyl-L-alanyl-D-glutamate--2,6-diaminopimelate ligase → MIIKKVTALIKDISVVSVRGSCDTPINGLSYDSRETQKGDLFVSLHGLHTDGHRYIGDAVHNGAAAVVHQDELPAYPEHVVCIRVPDCRKALSRLAASFFDYPSEKLLTIGVTGTDGKSTTVWFIHQLLCAMGIDSGFLSTVALKAGDVTEKNRYRQSTPEAPEVHGILARMAASGKTHAVLEATSHGLSEKTGRLRDVSFDAAVLTNVAHEHLEFHGSFEQYRFDKANLFRSLDAPPSYKKRSPSDRYPFPGRFGVVNADDPSSRFFRNATKAPVYSYSLKDESADILASEISLRPDGSDFIIKGRGESTKTSLPVPGTFNIENALAAALTVAKLCGVTFGEVAGHFHRLTGVTGRMTAVDCGQPFSVIVDYAHTPQAFTKLFTMMRPLVEGRLIAVFGSAGERDIQKRPMQGSIASRYSDIVVLTDEDPRLEDRMRILEEIAEGCTGLTPGESLFLEPDREKAISLAFSLARPGDTVLLLGKGHEGSIIYPDGKLMWNEEETAKKILRLSGYGRE, encoded by the coding sequence CTTCACGGCCTGCACACCGACGGCCACCGTTATATCGGGGATGCGGTTCACAATGGGGCGGCGGCCGTGGTTCATCAGGATGAACTCCCCGCTTACCCGGAACATGTCGTCTGTATCCGCGTCCCCGACTGCCGCAAAGCCCTTTCCCGGCTCGCCGCTTCCTTTTTCGATTATCCCTCGGAAAAACTCCTCACCATCGGGGTGACCGGAACTGACGGAAAAAGTACGACCGTCTGGTTCATTCATCAACTGCTTTGCGCCATGGGAATCGACTCGGGATTTCTCTCGACCGTCGCCTTGAAGGCGGGAGACGTGACGGAAAAGAATCGTTACCGCCAGTCGACCCCCGAAGCCCCTGAAGTCCACGGCATACTCGCCCGGATGGCCGCATCCGGGAAAACACATGCCGTTCTGGAAGCGACATCGCACGGCCTGTCGGAAAAAACCGGACGGCTCCGTGACGTGAGTTTCGATGCCGCCGTCCTCACGAATGTGGCGCACGAACATCTCGAGTTTCACGGTTCCTTCGAACAATACCGGTTTGACAAGGCGAACCTCTTCCGCTCACTCGATGCCCCCCCATCGTATAAAAAGCGTTCCCCCTCGGACCGGTATCCGTTTCCGGGCCGTTTCGGTGTCGTCAATGCCGATGATCCGTCGAGCCGGTTTTTCAGAAACGCGACAAAGGCCCCGGTATATTCCTACAGCCTCAAAGACGAAAGCGCCGATATCCTCGCTTCGGAGATCAGTCTCCGTCCGGACGGCTCGGATTTCATCATAAAGGGACGGGGTGAATCGACCAAAACATCCCTCCCCGTTCCGGGGACCTTCAATATCGAAAACGCCCTGGCCGCCGCACTCACCGTGGCGAAGTTGTGCGGGGTAACGTTCGGGGAGGTTGCCGGCCATTTCCACCGTCTCACGGGGGTGACCGGCCGTATGACGGCCGTCGACTGCGGACAGCCCTTTTCGGTGATCGTCGATTACGCGCACACACCCCAGGCGTTCACGAAGCTTTTCACAATGATGCGCCCGCTTGTCGAGGGACGGCTGATCGCGGTATTCGGTTCCGCGGGCGAGCGTGATATTCAAAAACGTCCCATGCAGGGGAGTATCGCCTCCCGGTATTCGGATATCGTCGTCCTCACGGATGAAGATCCGAGGCTCGAAGACCGGATGCGTATTCTCGAAGAGATCGCCGAAGGCTGTACCGGACTCACACCCGGAGAATCACTCTTTCTCGAACCGGACAGGGAAAAGGCCATATCGCTCGCCTTCTCGCTTGCACGTCCGGGCGATACGGTCCTGCTTCTGGGAAAAGGACACGAGGGGAGCATTATCTATCCCGATGGCAAACTGATGTGGAACGAGGAGGAAACGGCAAAAAAAATCCTCCGTTTATCCGGCTATGGGCGCGAATAA